A genomic region of Symphalangus syndactylus mitochondrion, complete genome contains the following coding sequences:
- the ND2 gene encoding NADH dehydrogenase subunit 2 (TAA stop codon is completed by the addition of 3' A residues to the mRNA): protein MNPLAQPIIYSTIFAGTLITASSSHWFLAWVGLEMNMLAFIPVLTKKMNPRSTEAAIKYFLVQATASMILMMAILSNNLLSGQWTTTNITNQYSSLMILTALAMKLGMAPFHFWVPEVTQGTTLTSGLLLLTWQKLAPISIMYQIFPVMNVNILLTFSILSIMVGSWGGLNQTQLRKILAYSSITHVGWMTAVLPYNPNITIFNLTIYIVLTTTAFLALNLNSSTTTLLLSRSWNKLTWLLPLIPSTLLSLGGLPPLTGFLPKWLVIEELTKNGTLIIPTIMAIVTLINLYFYMRLIYSTSITLFPTSNNVKMKWQFENMKPTLLLPTLTILTTLLLPIAPLTFPAP, encoded by the coding sequence ATTAACCCCCTAGCTCAACCCATCATCTACTCAACCATTTTTGCAGGTACACTCATTACCGCATCTAGCTCACACTGATTCCTCGCCTGAGTAGGCCTAGAAATAAACATGTTAGCCTTTATCCCAGTCTTAACAAAAAAAATAAACCCTCGCTCCACAGAAGCCGCTATTAAATATTTCCTCGTACAAGCAACCGCATCCATAATCCTTATAATAGCTATCCTCTCTAATAATCTACTTTCCGGACAATGAACCACAACCAACATTACCAACCAATACTCATCACTAATAATCTTAACAGCCTTAGCCATAAAACTAGGAATAGCCCCCTTCCACTTCTGAGTCCCAGAAGTCACTCAAGGAACTACCCTCACATCCGGCCTACTACTCCTCACATGACAAAAACTAGCCCCTATCTCAATTATATACCAAATCTTTCCAGTAATAAACGTAAACATCCTCCTCACATTTTCAATTTTATCTATCATAGTAGGCAGCTGAGGCGGACTAAACCAAACCCAACTACGCAAAATTCTGGCATACTCCTCAATCACCCATGTAGGCTGAATAACAGCCGTACTTCCATACAACCCGAACATCACCATTTTCAACCTAACTATCTACATCGTACTAACAACCACTGCATTCCTAGCACTCAACCTAAATTCCAGCACCACAACCCTACTATTATCCCGCTCCTGAAACAAATTAACCTGGCTACTACCCCTAATCCCATCCACCCTATTATCACTAGGAGGGTTACCCCCACTAACCGGCTTCCTGCCCAAATGACTTGTCATTGAAGAACTCACAAAAAACGGTACTCTCATTATCCCAACTATTATGGCCATCGTCACCCTTATCAACCTATACTTCTACATACGCCTAATCTACTCCACCTCAATCACACTATTCCCCACATCCAACAACGTAAAAATAAAGTGACAATTTGAAAACATAAAACCCACACTTCTCCTCCCCACACTCACTATCCTCACCACCCTTCTCCTACCAATCGCCCCACTCACATTCCCTGCCCCATA
- the ND1 gene encoding NADH dehydrogenase subunit 1 (TAA stop codon is completed by the addition of 3' A residues to the mRNA) → MPTTNLLLLILPTLIAMAFLMLTERKILGYTQLRKGPNIVGPYGLLQPFADAMKLFTKEPLKPSTSTATLYIIAPTLALTIALLLWTPLPMPSPLINLNLGLLFILATSSLTVYSILWSGWASNSNYALIGALRAVAQTISYEVTLAIILLSVLLMNGSFNLSTLITTQEHIWLILPTWPLAMMWFVSTLAETNRTPFDLTEGESELVSGFNTEYAAGPFALFFMAEYVNIIMMNALTTTIFLGTTHNARFPELYTTCFTIKTLLLTSLFLWIRTTYPRFRYDQLMYLLWKNFLPLTLALLMWYISLPIMIASTPPQT, encoded by the coding sequence ATGCCCACAACCAACCTCCTACTCCTCATCTTACCCACCCTAATTGCCATAGCATTCCTAATATTAACCGAACGGAAAATCCTAGGCTACACACAATTACGCAAGGGCCCTAATATCGTAGGCCCTTATGGCCTACTACAACCTTTCGCCGACGCAATAAAACTCTTCACCAAGGAACCCCTAAAACCATCTACATCAACCGCCACCCTCTATATCATTGCCCCAACTTTAGCCCTCACCATCGCCCTCCTACTATGAACCCCCCTTCCCATACCCAGCCCCCTAATCAACCTCAACTTGGGCCTCCTATTTATTCTAGCCACATCCAGCCTAACCGTCTATTCCATCCTATGATCAGGATGAGCATCAAACTCTAACTACGCCCTAATCGGCGCATTACGAGCAGTAGCCCAAACAATTTCATACGAAGTTACCTTAGCCATTATCTTACTATCGGTCCTACTAATAAACGGATCATTTAATCTTTCTACCCTTATTACAACACAAGAACACATCTGACTAATCCTACCAACATGGCCCCTAGCTATAATATGATTTGTTTCCACATTAGCAGAAACCAACCGAACTCCATTTGACCTAACCGAAGGAGAGTCAGAACTAGTTTCAGGGTTCAACACCGAATATGCTGCAGGCCCATTCGCCCTGTTCTTCATAGCCGAATACGTAAATATCATTATAATAAACGCCTTAACCACCACAATCTTCCTAGGCACCACACACAATGCCCGATTCCCAGAACTTTACACAACATGTTTCACTATTAAAACCCTTCTTCTAACCTCCCTATTCCTATGAATCCGAACAACATATCCCCGATTCCGCTACGATCAACTCATATACCTCCTATGAAAAAACTTCCTGCCACTCACCCTGGCCCTACTCATATGATACATTTCTCTACCCATTATAATTGCCAGTACTCCTCCCCAAACCTA